A genomic window from Gossypium hirsutum isolate 1008001.06 chromosome D12, Gossypium_hirsutum_v2.1, whole genome shotgun sequence includes:
- the LOC107911048 gene encoding uncharacterized protein codes for MVEEMAPLRSIGYVDPGWEHGTAQDERKKKVKCNYCGKVVSGGIFRLKQHLARLSGEVTHCEKVPEEVCLNMRKNLEGCRSGRKRRQLDYEQAALSIQSNEYSDGEDASASYKHKGKKVMGDKNLVIKFTPLRSLGYVDPGWEHCVAQDEKKRRVKCNYCEKIISGGINRFKQHLARIPGEVAYCEKAPEEVYLKIKENMKWHRTGRRHRKPDTKEISTFYMHSDNEDEGGEEEGYLQCISKDILAIDDKVSDNDIRNNVRGRSPGSSGNGAEPLLKKSRLDSVFLKSLKSQTSTHHKQPRARTGFEKKTHREVISAICKFFYHAGIPSNAANSPYFHKMLELVGQYGQGLQGPSSRLISGRLLQEEIANIKEYLVELKTSWAITGCSVMADSWNDAQGRMLINFLVSCPRGVYFLSSVDATDIIEDAVHLFKLLDKAVDEVGEEYVVQVITRNTLSFRNAGKMLEEKRRNLFWTPCAVYCIDRMLEDFVNIKWVGECVDKAKKVTRFIYNNTWLLNFMKKEFTKGQELLQPAVTKFGTNFFTLQSLLDQRVGLKRMFQSNRWLSSRFSKSDEGKEVEKIVLNVSFWKKMQYVKKSFEPVAEVLQRIGSDKIRSLPFIYNDICRTKLAIKAIHGDDVRKYGPFWSVIESNWSPLFHHPLYVAAYFLNPSYRYRPDFLMNPEVIRGLNGCIVRLEADNGKKIAASMQIPDFVSAKADFGTDLAISTRSELDPASWWQQHGISCLELQRIAIRILSQTCSSIGCEHNWSAFDQVHIKRHNCLSRKRLNDQTYVHYNLRLRERQLGRKPDELVSFDSAMLESVLDDWLVETEKLAMHEDEEIIYTEVEQFCGDDMDEHESEEKRPAEMVTIAGFIEPLDVIPSAGGVTTDDDGLDFLDDDLTD; via the exons ATGGTTGAAGAGATGGCCCCACTTCGTTCCATAGGATATGTTGATCCTGGGTGGGAGCATGGAACTGCTCAagatgaaaggaagaagaaggttAAATGCAACTACTGCGGGAAAGTAGTCAGTGGTGGGATATTTAGATTGAAGCAACATTTAGCCAGATTGTCTGGTGAAGTTACTCATTGTGAAAAGGTTCCCGAAGAAgtatgcttgaatatgagaaaaaATCTGGAAGGATGTCGTTCTGGTAGAAAACGGAGGCAATTAGATTATGAACAAGCTGCTCTAAGTATCCAATCTAATGAGTACAGTGATGGAGAAGATGCTTCCGCAAGTTATAAACACAAAGGCAAGAAAGTGATGGGTGACAAGAACTTGGTTATCAAGTTTACCCCTCTTCGGTCATTAGGATATGTAGACCCAGGATGGGAGCATTGTGTTGCTCAAGATGAGAAGAAGAGAAGAGTAAAATGCAACTATTGTGAAAAAATAATAAGTGGGGGCATCAATCGGTTTAAGCAACATCTTGCTAGGATCCCTGGAGAAGTTGCCTACTGCGAGAAGGCACCTGAAGAGGTATAtctaaaaatcaaagaaaacatgaaatggCACCGAACTGGCAGAAGGCATCGGAAACCTGATACCAAGGAGATATCCACGTTCTACATGCACTCAGATAATGAGGATGAAGGTGGAGAGGAGGAGGGGTATTTGCAATGCATAAGCAAGGATATATTGGCTATAGATGATAAAGTTTCTGACAATGATATTAGAAATAATGTCAGAGGTAGATCTCCTGGTAGTAGTGGTAATGGTGCTGAACCACTACTCAAAAAATCAAGACTGGATTCAGTATTTTTGAAGTCTCTGAAAAGCCAGACATCAACACACCACAAACAACCAAGGGCTAGAACAGGCTTTGAGAAGAAAACTCACAGAGAAGTGATATCTGCCATCTGCAAATTCTTTTACCATGCAGGAATCCCTTCTAATGCAGCTAACTCTCCATATTTCCATAAAATGCTGGAACTGGTTGGTCAGTACGGGCAAGGTTTGCAAGGTCCTTCAAGTCGACTGATATCTGGTCGTCTCCTTCAGGAGGAAATTGCTAATATTAAGGAGTACTTAGTGGAGCTTAAGACATCTTGGGCGATCACTGGTTGTTCTGTCATGGCTGACAGTTGGAACGATGCACAGGGGAGGATGCTGATAAACTTTTTGGTCTCTTGCCCTCGGGGTGTTTATTTTCTCTCTTCTGTTGATGCAACTGATATCATAGAAGATGCAGTTCATCTCTTCAAGTTGTTAGACAAAGCAGTGGACGAGGTTGGCGAGGAATATGTAGTCCAG GTGATTACTAGGAACACTTTGAGCTTCAGGAATGCTGGAAAGATGCTTGAAGAGAAAAGGAGAAATTTATTTTGGACACCTTGTGCCGTCTATTGTATTGATAGAATGCTTGAGGATTTTGTGAATATAAAATGGGTGGGAGAATGCGTAGATAAAGCAAAAAAAGTGACAAGGTTTATTTATAACAACACCTGGTTGTTGAATTTTATGAAGAAAGAATTTACCAAGGGACAGGAACTTCTTCAGCCTGCTGTTACAAAATTTGGCACTAACTTTTTCACTTTACAGAGTTTGTTGGACCAGAGGGTTGGTCTTAAGAGAATGTTCCAATCGAATAGATGGCTTTCATCCCGCTTTTCCAAATCAGATGAAGGAAAAGAGGTTGAAAAAATTGTCTTAAATGTCTCATTTTGGAAGAAAATGCAGTATGTGAAGAAATCCTTTGAACCAGTTGCTGAAGTTCTTCAAAGGATAGGTAGTGACAAAATCCGATCATTGCCGTTTATATATAATGACATCTGTAGAACAAAGCTTGCAATTAAAGCCATTCATGGTGACGATGTTCGTAAATATGGACCTTTCTGGAGTGTGATTGAAAGTAATTGGAGTCCATTGTTCCATCATCCTCTTTATGTTGCTGCATACTTTCTCAATCCATCCTATCGTTACCGCCCAGATTTTTTGATG AATCCTGAAGTAATTCGTGGTCTAAATGGGTGTATTGTTCGGTTGGAGGCAGACAATGGGAAAAAGATTGCTGCATCCATGCAG ATACCTGATTTTGTGTCGGCAAAAGCTGATTTTGGAACTGATCTGGCCATAAGTACTAGAAGCGAACTTGATCCAG CCTCGTGGTGGCAACAACATGGGATAAGTTGCTTAGAGCTGCAACGAATTGCTATACGCATACTGAGCCAGACATGTTCATCAATCGGGTGTGAGCATAACTGGAGTGCTTTTGATCAGGTTCACATCAAAAGACACAACTGTTTGTCTCGGAAGAGATTGAATGACCAGACCTATGTTCACTACAACTTGAGACTGAGAGAACGCCAACTAGGAAGGAAGCCGGATGAGTTGGTTTCCTTTGACAGTGCCATGCTAGAAAGTGTATTAGATGACTGGCTTGTGGAGACTGAGAAGTTAGCCATGCATGAAGATGAG GAGATCATCTATACTGAGGTGGAACAATTTTGCGGAGATGATATGGATGAACATGAGAGTGAAGAAAAGAGACCTGCAGAAATGGTCACAATAGCTGGTTTTATTGAACCTTTGGATGTTATCCCTTCTGCTGGAGGTGTTACTACCGATGATGATGgtcttgattttcttgatgatGATTTGACGGATTAG
- the LOC107911082 gene encoding uncharacterized protein, protein MGGDVTGAITSAAMAAASDGGGAAEPQYVSAKTSVWWDIENCHVPKNCDPHAIAQNISSALAKMNYCGPVSISAYGDTNRIPSSVQQALSSTGIALNHVPAGVKDASDKKILVDMLFWAVDNPAPANYLLISGDRDFSNALHQLRMRRYNILLAQPMKASAPLVAAAKSVWLWMSLSAGGPPLSSGESTKLANGQNSYNSEMSYNPIPEMVQYSQPMTSSSENVTLGQNVSSAGRNGDNKYKGKYIRKTTNQPSISRASSAPTTAIQENMNNGYSYQPEYAQTKTFKKAPHEFFGGNEPAVSASKFTPNLFPSNPDSSGSNNSNFMGVPQNPPPPSMRPINLPLRPAFAQDKLLPPNSQNHGFRPIPPRVEGPRFPALFSNMPDVGKLNISEHSTYPQNSNNFPHRIGEKFKTSSVESMPNQTGLNAPQRSHFHTGQASQHDTYSNRYPRGPEFPPPSSSAISSSSNGVWGAEGRSPPSEYVQGLIGVILLALNTLKNEKIMPTEANITDCIHFGDPKHRNTNVRKALDSAIEQHMVLKQSLGAVQLYVGRNEKLWKCVNPIGGNPNQYPKTTWDGIQKFLSSPAGRSAMTASQCRYEAALALRKGCLEEFALGDVLQILNMIIAMKKWIIHHQSGWQPITVTLPEARTEIGTETAA, encoded by the exons ATGGGAGGAGATGTAACCGGAGCAATTACCTCTGCCGCCATGGCTGCCGCGTCAGACGGTGGAGGTGCGGCGGAACCTCAGTACGTTTCGGCGAAGACGTCGGTATGGTGGGACATAGAGAACTGCCACGTCCCTAAAAACTGTGACCCTCACGCGATCGCGCAGAACATTAGTTCAGCGCTGGCTAAGATGAACTACTGTGGGCCCGTTTCCATCTCCGCCTACGGCGACACTAATCGGATCCCTTCTTCTGTGCAGCAGGCGCTTTCGAGCACTGGCATCGCACTTAATCATGTTCCCGCGG GTGTGAAAGATGCGAGTGATAAAAAGATTCTAGTTGATATGTTGTTTTGGGCGGTAGATAATCCTGCTCCTGCGAATTATCTGTTGATTTCTGGTGATAGAGATTTTTCTAATGCGCTTCATCAGTTACGAATGaggagatataatattcttttggcgcagccTATGAAGGCATCCGCACCCCTCGTTGCTGCGGCCAAGAGTGTATGGCTTTGGATGAGTCTCTCGGCTGGTGGTCCGCCTCTTTCGAGTGGTGAGTCAACTAAACTCGCTAATGGTCAGAATAGTTATAACTCTGAAATGTCATATAATCCAATACCTGAAATGGTTCAGTATAGTCAACCGATGACTTCTAGTTCTGAAAATGTTACATTGGGGCAAAATGTATCTAGTGCTGGAAGGAATGGTGATAACAAATACAAAGGGAAATATATAAGGAAAACCACAAATCAGCCAAGCATCTCAAGGGCCTCTAGTGCGCCAACAACTGCCATTCAAGAAAATATGAACAATGGTTATTCTTACCAGCCAGAGTATGCACAGACAAAGACATTTAAGAAAGCACCACACGAGTTTTTTGGTGGCAATGAGCCAGCTGTTTCTGCAAGCAAGTTTACTCCAAACCTTTTTCCTAGCAATCCTGACTCTTCAGGGAGTAACAATAGTAATTTCATGGGCGTTCCTCAGAATCCTCCTCCTCCTTCAATGAGGCCAATTAATCTTCCTCTGCGACCAGCTTTTGCACAAGATAAGTTGCTACCCCCGAATTCACAAAATCATGGTTTCCGCCCAATACCTCCTAGAGTGGAGGGGCCTAGATTTCCGGCCCTATTCTCAAATATGCCTGATGTTGGCAAGTTAAATATCTCTGAACACTCCACTTATCCTCAAAATTCTAAtaattttcctcatcgaattggAGAAAAGTTTAAAACAAGCTCTGTCGAGTCAATGCCTAATCAAACTGGCCTAAATGCACCACAAAGAAGCCATTTCCACACTGGTCAAGCAAGTCAGCATGATACTTACAGTAACAGGTATCCACGAGGTCCTGAATTTCCGCCCCCATCATCCTCAGCAATTTCTAGTTCTAGCAATGGCGTTTGGGGAGCTGAAGGACGTTCACCACCTTCTGAATATGTGCAAGGTCTTATTGGTGTTATCTTACTTGCATTAAACacactaaaaaatgaaaaaattatgcCTACTGAAGCCAACATTACTGATTGCATTCATTTTGGAGATCCAAAACACCGCAATACTAATGTAAGGAAGGCTTTGGATAGTGCCATTGAGCAGCATATGGTATTGAAGCAAAGTTTAGGAGCAGTGCAGTTGTATGTTGGTAGAAATGAGAAACTGTGGAAGTGTGTCAATCCTATTGGGGGGAATCCTAATCAATACCCAAAGACAACGTGGGATGGAATACAAAAGTTCTTGTCATCCCCTGCCGGACGGTCAGCAATGACGGCTTCTCAGTGCAG ATATGAAGCGGCTTTGGCTTTAAGAAAAGGATGCTTGGAAGAATTTGCACTAGGTGATGTTCTCCAAATCTTGAATATGATAATTGCCATGAAGAAATGGATTATACATCATCAGTCAGGATGGCAGCCAATTACAGTAACCCTTCCAGAGGCTAGAACAGAAATAGGCACTGAAACTGCTGCTTGA
- the LOC107911092 gene encoding pto-interacting protein 1 isoform X1: MSCFGCCEEDNIHKTTDNGGQHMVKISAVDESGSDGVYHSSETASKSAQTLKVQPIEVPDIPVDELKEVTDNFGANSLIGEGSYGRVYYGVLKSRQAAAIKKLDASKQPDDEFLAQVSLASRLKHENFVQLLGYCVDGSYRILAYEFASNGSLHDILHGRKGVKGSQPGPVLTWAQRVKIAVGAAKGLEYLHEKADPHIIHRDIKSSNVLIFDDDVAKIADFDLSNQAPDMAARLHSTRVLGTFGYHAPEYAMTGQLNVKSDVYSFGVVLLDLLTGRKPVDHTLPRGQQSLVTWATPKLSEDKVRQCIDQRLGGDYPPKAIAKMAAVAALCVQYEADFRPNMSIVVKALQPLLNARPGAAAETPSNT; the protein is encoded by the exons ATGAGTTGTTTTGGCTGTTGTGAAGAGGACAATATCCACAAAACCACTGATAATGGAGGCCAACACATGGTTAAAATTTCAGCAG TTGACGAATCAGGAAGCGATGGAGTTTACCATTCATCTGAAACTGCATCAAAGAGTGCTCAAACTTTGAAGGTTCAGCCTATTGAAGTCCCTGATATTCCGGTAGATGAATTGAAAGAAGTCACAGATAATTTTGGTGCAAATTCTTTGATTGGAGAAGGCTCATATGGTAGAGTCTACTATGGAGTTCTTAAAAGTAGGCAGGCTGCAGCAATCAAAAAGTTAGATGCCAGCAAGCAACCTGATGATGAGTTTTTAGCCCAG GTTTCCCTGGCATCTAGGTTGAAGCATGAAAACTTTGTTCAATTGCTTGGTTACTGTGTTGATGGGAGCTACCGTATTCTTGCTTATGAATTTGCATCTAATGGATCGTTGCATGATATTCTCCACG GGAGAAAAGGTGTTAAGGGATCTCAGCCAGGTCCTGTTTTGACATGGGCACAAAGAGTAAAAATTGCTGTAGGAGCTGCAAAAGGGCTTGAGTACTTACATGAGAAGGCTGATCCTCACATCATTCATCGTGACATTAAGTCCAGCAATGTGCTAATATTTGATGACGATGTTGCTAAGATTGCAGACTTTGATTTATCTAATCAGGCTCCTGATATGGCAGCTCGTCTTCATTCCACTCGTGTACTTGGAACCTTCGGTTATCATGCTCCTGA ATATGCAATGACTGGGCAATTAAATGTCAAGAGTGATGTATACAGCTTTGGTGTTGTTCTGCTGGACCTTCTGACTGGGAGAAAACCTGTTGATCATACTTTACCCCGCGGTCAGCAAAGTCTCGTGACATGG GCTACACCAAAACTTAGTGAAGACAAGGTAAGGCAATGCATTGATCAAAGACTAGGAGGCGATTATCCTCCCAAGGCCATTGCAAAG ATGGCTGCTGTTGCTGCATTGTGTGTGCAATACGAAGCTGATTTTCGGCCAAATATGAGCATCGTTGTTAAAGCTCTTCAACCACTGTTAAATGCACGGCCTGGAGCAGCTGCTGAAACACCATCAAACACATAA
- the LOC107911092 gene encoding pto-interacting protein 1 isoform X2 gives MSCFGCCEEDNIHKTTDNGGQHMVKISAGSDGVYHSSETASKSAQTLKVQPIEVPDIPVDELKEVTDNFGANSLIGEGSYGRVYYGVLKSRQAAAIKKLDASKQPDDEFLAQVSLASRLKHENFVQLLGYCVDGSYRILAYEFASNGSLHDILHGRKGVKGSQPGPVLTWAQRVKIAVGAAKGLEYLHEKADPHIIHRDIKSSNVLIFDDDVAKIADFDLSNQAPDMAARLHSTRVLGTFGYHAPEYAMTGQLNVKSDVYSFGVVLLDLLTGRKPVDHTLPRGQQSLVTWATPKLSEDKVRQCIDQRLGGDYPPKAIAKMAAVAALCVQYEADFRPNMSIVVKALQPLLNARPGAAAETPSNT, from the exons ATGAGTTGTTTTGGCTGTTGTGAAGAGGACAATATCCACAAAACCACTGATAATGGAGGCCAACACATGGTTAAAATTTCAGCAG GAAGCGATGGAGTTTACCATTCATCTGAAACTGCATCAAAGAGTGCTCAAACTTTGAAGGTTCAGCCTATTGAAGTCCCTGATATTCCGGTAGATGAATTGAAAGAAGTCACAGATAATTTTGGTGCAAATTCTTTGATTGGAGAAGGCTCATATGGTAGAGTCTACTATGGAGTTCTTAAAAGTAGGCAGGCTGCAGCAATCAAAAAGTTAGATGCCAGCAAGCAACCTGATGATGAGTTTTTAGCCCAG GTTTCCCTGGCATCTAGGTTGAAGCATGAAAACTTTGTTCAATTGCTTGGTTACTGTGTTGATGGGAGCTACCGTATTCTTGCTTATGAATTTGCATCTAATGGATCGTTGCATGATATTCTCCACG GGAGAAAAGGTGTTAAGGGATCTCAGCCAGGTCCTGTTTTGACATGGGCACAAAGAGTAAAAATTGCTGTAGGAGCTGCAAAAGGGCTTGAGTACTTACATGAGAAGGCTGATCCTCACATCATTCATCGTGACATTAAGTCCAGCAATGTGCTAATATTTGATGACGATGTTGCTAAGATTGCAGACTTTGATTTATCTAATCAGGCTCCTGATATGGCAGCTCGTCTTCATTCCACTCGTGTACTTGGAACCTTCGGTTATCATGCTCCTGA ATATGCAATGACTGGGCAATTAAATGTCAAGAGTGATGTATACAGCTTTGGTGTTGTTCTGCTGGACCTTCTGACTGGGAGAAAACCTGTTGATCATACTTTACCCCGCGGTCAGCAAAGTCTCGTGACATGG GCTACACCAAAACTTAGTGAAGACAAGGTAAGGCAATGCATTGATCAAAGACTAGGAGGCGATTATCCTCCCAAGGCCATTGCAAAG ATGGCTGCTGTTGCTGCATTGTGTGTGCAATACGAAGCTGATTTTCGGCCAAATATGAGCATCGTTGTTAAAGCTCTTCAACCACTGTTAAATGCACGGCCTGGAGCAGCTGCTGAAACACCATCAAACACATAA